From a region of the Bremerella alba genome:
- the dusB gene encoding tRNA dihydrouridine synthase DusB, translating into MDTPHQFDLTGIDPTTEDLKLPPLKIGEMVVDPPILQAPMAGFTNYAFRQIVRGFGGAGLLATEMVNARGFQWLDENEAEFPERLWGVEDEARPLAVQIWDNQPEVMAKVGRRLVEEFQVSVVDINFGCPVKQVTEKAHSGSYLLRVPERMGQIISQLVEACAPTPVTAKIRLGCSMDAINANDIAQVVEESGAAALTVHGRVASQFFKGEADWERISEIKSHLKKIPLIGNGDLDSAEKVYRAFRNFDVDGVMIARACLGRPWLFAQAAAAIAGKPIPPDPTLVEQRDCMLKHYELVVQRFGESKGTLLMRKFACCYAQAKPGARHFRKHVANVASPQEFYEVVEQHFPIEAPAPA; encoded by the coding sequence ATGGATACTCCGCATCAATTCGATCTGACCGGCATCGATCCGACTACCGAAGACCTTAAACTGCCGCCGCTAAAAATCGGCGAGATGGTCGTCGATCCGCCGATTCTTCAGGCCCCCATGGCGGGCTTTACGAACTATGCGTTCCGGCAGATTGTGCGTGGTTTTGGTGGTGCCGGGCTGCTGGCTACCGAAATGGTCAATGCTCGCGGGTTTCAATGGCTGGACGAAAACGAAGCCGAGTTCCCTGAACGCTTGTGGGGTGTCGAAGACGAGGCCCGTCCGCTGGCCGTTCAGATTTGGGACAACCAGCCTGAAGTGATGGCTAAGGTCGGCCGCCGCCTGGTCGAAGAGTTCCAGGTGAGCGTCGTCGATATCAACTTCGGCTGCCCCGTGAAACAGGTCACCGAGAAAGCCCACAGCGGCTCGTACTTGTTGCGGGTGCCAGAGCGAATGGGGCAGATTATCTCGCAGCTAGTCGAGGCCTGTGCGCCGACACCGGTCACAGCGAAGATTCGGCTGGGCTGCTCGATGGATGCGATCAACGCGAACGACATCGCCCAGGTTGTCGAAGAGAGTGGTGCTGCGGCACTTACGGTACACGGCCGGGTAGCGTCGCAGTTCTTCAAAGGGGAAGCCGACTGGGAGCGCATCTCAGAGATCAAATCGCACCTGAAGAAGATCCCGTTGATTGGCAACGGCGATCTGGATTCGGCCGAGAAGGTTTACCGGGCTTTTCGCAACTTCGACGTCGATGGCGTGATGATCGCGAGAGCATGTCTGGGGCGTCCTTGGCTGTTTGCCCAGGCAGCTGCGGCGATTGCCGGAAAGCCGATCCCGCCAGACCCGACGCTCGTTGAGCAGCGTGATTGCATGCTCAAGCATTACGAACTGGTAGTGCAGCGATTCGGCGAAAGCAAAGGGACGTTGCTGATGCGGAAGTTCGCTTGCTGTTACGCCCAAGCGAAGCCAGGGGCACGGCATTTCCGAAAGCATGTGGCCAATGTTGCCAGCCCTCAAGAGTTCTACGAAGTGGTCGAACAGCACTTCCCGATCGAAGCCCCGGCACCGGCTTAG
- a CDS encoding alanine/glycine:cation symporter family protein — translation MSWRIALLSLFALSLFPVATFGQENPPEEPATEASTSPDQDSPAEASPVASDKTYPAPVSLTDSEPWTAFQYFDKPFEWMVGKMDQTLFYRVFSTERQYAQMDDVIYYVRDRGTDGPFVIAENSKVRKPADLPDQIDDEKLQQWAELGKITTSPEPDRIYRLGVLNRTDAAGQEKQQPVDYVLYVINDSTKYVRIKEGDKFTFQPVTKLRNSLNEDESTWLTPEQIQQRAQAGKLALSNSNPKETPYLFTEYVGGAPIVVLWLSGGAVFFTIFFAFVNFWGFSHAISIVRGTYDNPNEPGEVTHFQALASALSATVGLGNIAGVTIAMSAGGPGAFFWMLLCGFFGMTSKFVECTLGQMYREVKPDGTILGGPMQYLTYAFSQFGLKPIGQVLAIIFAVMCIMASFGGGNMFQANQATSMVLTVVQDKELNQLNQVKRDLSAAAAEGDLTQVRELEKQKTELQGKIDAFKGTFNPIFGIVMAFCVGLVIIGGIKRIGATASKVVPAMCLMYILACLWIIGAHITLLPELVAQIFTEAFNPEAVRGGILGVIVIGVQRAAFSNEAGVGSAAIAHSAAKTDEPVREGFVALLGPFIDTIVVCSMTALVILITGAWDNREWILNQGLEGVQLTAEAFQAEIWWFPYILMVAVVLFAFSTIVSWSYYGERCWERLFGARSIYVYKVIFVFAVFIGSIFELGSVLDFSDFMILSMAFPNILGTILLAPKVRTALGEYWQKYKAGEFKKYK, via the coding sequence ATGTCTTGGCGCATTGCGCTACTCTCGCTCTTCGCTCTTTCGCTCTTCCCCGTAGCAACTTTTGGCCAGGAAAACCCGCCAGAAGAGCCAGCCACGGAAGCATCGACCTCGCCGGATCAAGATTCACCGGCAGAAGCGTCTCCTGTCGCATCAGACAAAACCTACCCGGCTCCGGTCAGTTTGACCGACAGCGAACCTTGGACGGCATTTCAATACTTCGATAAGCCGTTCGAGTGGATGGTCGGTAAGATGGACCAAACGTTGTTCTATCGCGTCTTCTCGACCGAGCGGCAGTACGCTCAGATGGACGACGTGATCTACTACGTTCGCGACCGCGGGACCGACGGTCCCTTCGTCATCGCCGAGAACAGCAAGGTCCGCAAGCCGGCCGATTTGCCCGATCAAATTGACGACGAAAAGCTTCAGCAGTGGGCAGAGCTTGGCAAGATCACGACCTCTCCCGAACCAGACCGCATCTATCGTCTTGGCGTTCTGAATCGCACCGACGCTGCCGGCCAAGAGAAACAGCAGCCGGTCGACTACGTTCTGTACGTCATTAACGACTCAACCAAATACGTTCGGATCAAGGAAGGGGACAAGTTCACCTTCCAGCCAGTCACCAAGCTGCGAAATTCGCTCAACGAAGATGAATCGACTTGGCTCACGCCCGAGCAAATCCAACAGCGTGCCCAGGCAGGCAAGCTGGCCCTCAGCAACAGCAACCCCAAAGAAACGCCTTACCTGTTTACCGAATATGTCGGCGGTGCGCCGATCGTGGTGCTTTGGCTCTCCGGCGGGGCCGTCTTCTTCACCATCTTCTTCGCATTCGTCAACTTCTGGGGGTTCAGCCACGCAATCAGTATCGTCCGTGGAACGTACGACAACCCCAACGAGCCCGGAGAAGTGACGCACTTTCAAGCGCTCGCGTCGGCTCTTTCTGCGACGGTGGGCCTGGGGAATATTGCCGGCGTGACCATCGCCATGTCGGCCGGCGGTCCCGGGGCGTTTTTCTGGATGCTGCTGTGCGGCTTCTTTGGCATGACGAGCAAATTTGTCGAGTGCACCCTGGGGCAAATGTACCGCGAGGTCAAACCTGACGGCACGATCCTCGGCGGTCCGATGCAGTACCTGACCTATGCGTTCAGTCAGTTTGGCCTCAAACCAATCGGACAGGTCTTGGCCATCATTTTTGCTGTGATGTGCATCATGGCCAGTTTCGGCGGTGGAAATATGTTCCAAGCCAATCAGGCCACCTCGATGGTGCTAACCGTCGTTCAAGACAAAGAACTCAACCAACTGAACCAAGTCAAACGAGACCTCAGCGCCGCAGCCGCCGAAGGGGATCTCACCCAAGTCCGCGAACTCGAAAAGCAGAAGACCGAGTTGCAAGGCAAGATCGACGCGTTCAAAGGAACGTTCAATCCAATTTTCGGTATCGTGATGGCCTTTTGTGTAGGTCTGGTGATTATCGGGGGGATCAAGCGAATCGGTGCCACGGCCAGTAAAGTTGTGCCTGCGATGTGCCTGATGTATATCTTGGCCTGCCTGTGGATCATCGGAGCCCATATCACGCTACTGCCGGAGCTGGTTGCCCAGATCTTCACCGAGGCGTTCAATCCGGAAGCCGTGCGTGGCGGTATTTTGGGCGTGATCGTCATCGGCGTTCAGCGAGCAGCTTTCAGTAACGAAGCCGGCGTCGGTAGCGCAGCGATTGCCCATAGTGCTGCGAAAACCGATGAGCCAGTCCGCGAAGGCTTTGTTGCCCTGCTGGGTCCCTTCATCGACACGATTGTCGTTTGCTCGATGACCGCCTTAGTAATTTTGATCACCGGTGCCTGGGACAACCGCGAATGGATCTTGAATCAAGGTCTCGAAGGGGTTCAGTTGACGGCAGAAGCTTTTCAGGCGGAAATCTGGTGGTTCCCTTACATCTTAATGGTGGCCGTGGTTCTGTTTGCTTTCTCGACGATCGTTTCCTGGAGCTACTACGGCGAACGCTGTTGGGAACGCCTGTTCGGGGCCCGCAGTATTTACGTCTACAAAGTGATCTTCGTATTCGCGGTGTTCATTGGATCGATCTTCGAGCTAGGTAGCGTCCTCGATTTTTCCGACTTCATGATCCTCTCGATGGCGTTCCCTAACATCTTAGGGACTATACTCTTAGCTCCTAAGGTACGCACCGCACTTGGCGAGTACTGGCAAAAATATAAGGCCGGCGAGTTCAAGAAATACAAGTAA
- the queG gene encoding tRNA epoxyqueuosine(34) reductase QueG, whose translation MPHSSDDLTSLIRQQAQQLGFSAVGICPAVTPTGLHRFHDWLDAGYAGQMQYLEDRRDAYAHPKHVMDGVQSIVMLALNYKTEPIPPLEPGQGRVSRYAFGELDYHNWIHARLKQFKKAIAQWEPEANVRGVVDTAPLLEREFAQLAGLGWIGKNTMLLNKQLGSMFFLAAILIDRELVFDDPHNASHCGTCTACLTACPTSAFPRPGVLDATRCISYLTIELRDEIPADLRPGLEDWVFGCDVCQDVCPWNNKSPVSSHEAFFPASDRAPLKLRELFTMSDDDFRDHFRKTPLWRTKRRGILRNAAIVLGNRPHADNIPALSHGLQDEEWLVRGASAWALGQHFPEAAHLLAERQTAEDHEHVQREIERAFANRPNS comes from the coding sequence GTGCCGCATTCTTCCGATGATTTGACTTCATTGATCCGTCAGCAGGCCCAGCAGCTGGGCTTCTCGGCAGTAGGCATCTGTCCGGCCGTTACCCCGACTGGTCTGCATCGTTTTCACGACTGGCTCGACGCCGGCTACGCAGGCCAGATGCAATATTTGGAAGACCGCCGCGACGCTTATGCCCATCCCAAGCACGTGATGGATGGCGTGCAAAGCATTGTCATGTTGGCCCTCAATTACAAAACCGAGCCCATCCCACCGCTTGAACCAGGGCAGGGGAGGGTCTCGCGGTATGCGTTCGGCGAGCTGGACTACCACAACTGGATTCATGCTCGGCTCAAGCAGTTCAAGAAGGCGATCGCCCAGTGGGAGCCGGAAGCTAACGTACGCGGGGTCGTCGATACGGCGCCGCTGCTGGAGCGAGAATTCGCCCAACTGGCCGGCCTCGGCTGGATCGGCAAGAACACGATGCTGCTCAACAAGCAGCTCGGTAGCATGTTCTTCCTCGCCGCGATATTGATTGACCGGGAACTCGTATTCGACGATCCCCACAACGCCAGTCACTGCGGTACCTGCACGGCGTGCTTGACCGCCTGTCCGACGAGTGCTTTCCCTCGGCCTGGTGTGCTAGACGCGACGCGGTGTATCTCGTACTTGACGATCGAACTTCGCGACGAGATCCCAGCCGACCTGCGACCAGGACTGGAAGACTGGGTGTTTGGCTGCGACGTTTGCCAGGATGTTTGCCCGTGGAACAACAAGTCGCCGGTCTCCTCGCACGAGGCCTTCTTTCCGGCCAGTGATCGAGCACCGCTCAAGCTGCGCGAGCTGTTCACCATGAGCGACGACGACTTTCGCGACCACTTTCGTAAGACGCCGCTCTGGCGTACCAAAAGGCGGGGTATCCTACGCAACGCGGCGATCGTCTTGGGTAACCGGCCGCACGCCGACAATATCCCTGCTTTATCGCACGGACTGCAGGATGAAGAGTGGCTCGTGCGAGGCGCGTCGGCGTGGGCGTTGGGACAGCATTTTCCGGAAGCCGCACACTTGCTAGCAGAGCGTCAGACGGCAGAAGACCACGAGCACGTCCAGCGTGAGATCGAGCGTGCGTTCGCTAACCGGCCGAACAGTTGA
- a CDS encoding NADH-quinone oxidoreductase subunit B encodes MTKPWIEGRFEENVITTTIEQAINWGQQSSIWPMTFGLACCAIEMMAVGASRFDIDRFGAGAFRASPRQADLMIVAGTVTYKMASRVRRLYNMMPDPKYVIAMGACTVGGGPYFKYGYHVVKGVDLVVPVDVYVPGCPPRPEALLEGLMRIQDKIRGHRINRKDGVRVDDELPVPHHSGYVEATGSENPLTQHQKHTGK; translated from the coding sequence ATGACCAAGCCATGGATTGAAGGTCGCTTCGAAGAAAACGTCATTACGACGACCATCGAACAGGCCATCAACTGGGGACAGCAATCGAGCATTTGGCCGATGACGTTCGGCTTGGCTTGTTGTGCGATCGAAATGATGGCCGTCGGGGCGAGTCGCTTTGACATCGATCGCTTCGGAGCCGGAGCGTTTCGGGCTTCCCCCCGCCAGGCAGACTTAATGATTGTCGCTGGCACCGTCACGTACAAAATGGCCAGCCGAGTTCGGCGGCTTTACAACATGATGCCTGACCCGAAGTATGTCATTGCCATGGGTGCTTGCACCGTGGGTGGTGGTCCTTACTTCAAGTATGGGTATCACGTGGTCAAAGGAGTTGACCTGGTTGTTCCGGTGGACGTTTACGTCCCTGGGTGTCCTCCACGGCCGGAGGCATTGTTGGAAGGGTTAATGCGGATTCAGGATAAGATCCGCGGACATCGCATCAATCGGAAGGACGGCGTTCGCGTCGACGACGAGTTGCCGGTGCCGCACCATTCCGGTTATGTCGAGGCGACCGGATCGGAAAACCCGCTGACCCAACATCAGAAACATACTGGTAAATAA
- a CDS encoding helix-turn-helix transcriptional regulator gives MSNNSAQNDTRWANEVFPTDLVVLDLLRRTPSLTTADLAEAMEVTATAVRQRLNRLMGQGYVERIASKAGRGRPTHKYRLTTKGERKTGANYADLALALWDEIRSIEDPDVKLGLISRIAKRLVEMYASQIHGEDAHERIHDLMALFIGRQIPLEYEEDNEGKPVLNVLACPYPDLAEQDRAVCALEKAMFAELLGQDMTLSHCRLDGESCCTYEFTPINSDTESV, from the coding sequence ATGAGCAACAATTCCGCGCAAAATGACACGCGCTGGGCTAACGAGGTCTTCCCGACCGACTTGGTCGTGCTCGATTTGTTGCGGAGGACTCCTTCCCTGACGACGGCCGATCTGGCCGAAGCCATGGAAGTCACGGCAACCGCCGTGCGTCAACGCTTAAATCGTTTGATGGGACAAGGTTACGTTGAACGCATTGCCTCCAAGGCAGGACGCGGTCGACCCACGCACAAGTATCGTTTGACCACCAAAGGCGAGCGAAAAACGGGGGCCAACTATGCCGACTTGGCCTTGGCGCTGTGGGACGAGATTCGTTCCATTGAAGACCCCGACGTGAAGCTAGGGCTCATTTCCCGGATCGCCAAGCGACTGGTCGAGATGTACGCCAGCCAGATTCACGGTGAAGACGCTCACGAGCGGATTCATGACCTGATGGCCTTGTTCATTGGTCGCCAGATTCCGCTGGAATATGAAGAAGACAACGAGGGTAAGCCGGTGCTGAACGTGCTGGCTTGTCCTTACCCGGATTTGGCGGAGCAAGATCGAGCCGTGTGTGCGCTTGAGAAAGCGATGTTCGCCGAACTATTGGGACAAGATATGACACTGAGCCATTGTCGGCTCGATGGCGAGAGTTGTTGCACCTACGAGTTTACGCCTATCAACTCGGATACGGAGAGCGTGTGA
- a CDS encoding tRNA dihydrouridine synthase: protein MALRLGNLELDFPLVQAALSGYSDMSMRVIARRMGAPYTICEVMLDKFLVELNDRKKNRHFLSIAEEEHPVGGQLMGAEPEQFAAGAARLVEAGFDVIDINFGCPVKKVLGRCRGGFHLSQPEVALDIVRRTRDVVPSEMPLTVKMRRGIDDTQESRDKFFEILDGAFESGVDAITVHGRTVQQRYIGPSRWEFLTEVKRHVGQRTILGSGDLFSAQDCFDMMNETGVDGVTVARGAIGNPWIFQQARALAAGQVLPPPPTTFEQLEIIQEHLRLVIELYGEDRAMTNFRKFGVKYSFLHPQVEELRAKFVRIREMADWEAIRDEFYAVDQPGHYLSGEIHNKQVNCSAG from the coding sequence ATGGCCCTTCGACTTGGTAACTTAGAACTAGATTTTCCGCTCGTACAGGCAGCCCTTTCGGGGTATAGCGATATGTCGATGCGCGTTATCGCGCGACGCATGGGGGCCCCGTACACGATTTGCGAAGTGATGCTCGACAAGTTTTTGGTCGAGCTGAACGATAGGAAAAAAAATCGCCACTTCCTGAGCATTGCGGAAGAGGAGCACCCGGTCGGGGGGCAGTTGATGGGCGCCGAGCCTGAGCAGTTTGCTGCCGGAGCGGCCCGCTTGGTCGAAGCTGGCTTCGATGTGATCGACATCAATTTCGGCTGCCCTGTGAAGAAGGTTTTGGGGCGATGCCGCGGCGGGTTTCATCTGAGCCAGCCGGAGGTAGCGCTCGATATCGTCCGTCGCACGCGCGATGTCGTCCCCAGCGAGATGCCGTTAACGGTGAAAATGCGTCGTGGGATCGACGACACCCAGGAGAGCCGCGACAAGTTCTTCGAGATCCTTGACGGAGCATTTGAAAGTGGTGTCGATGCCATCACAGTGCATGGCCGCACGGTCCAGCAGCGTTACATCGGACCAAGCCGCTGGGAGTTCCTCACCGAAGTGAAGCGGCACGTCGGTCAACGCACCATCTTGGGCAGCGGGGACTTGTTCTCGGCTCAGGACTGTTTCGACATGATGAACGAGACCGGCGTCGACGGAGTGACGGTCGCGCGGGGTGCGATTGGTAATCCGTGGATCTTTCAGCAGGCCAGGGCTCTCGCGGCCGGTCAGGTGTTGCCGCCACCGCCCACCACCTTCGAGCAGCTAGAGATCATCCAAGAGCACCTGCGTCTGGTGATCGAACTATATGGCGAAGATCGGGCGATGACTAACTTCCGCAAGTTCGGCGTGAAGTATTCGTTCCTCCATCCGCAAGTAGAAGAACTTCGCGCAAAGTTCGTGCGGATCCGCGAGATGGCCGACTGGGAAGCGATCCGCGACGAGTTCTACGCGGTCGATCAACCGGGGCACTACCTTTCCGGCGAGATCCACAACAAGCAGGTCAACTGTTCGGCCGGTTAG